One genomic segment of Sander lucioperca isolate FBNREF2018 chromosome 10, SLUC_FBN_1.2, whole genome shotgun sequence includes these proteins:
- the LOC116049571 gene encoding histone-lysine N-methyltransferase ASH1L-like isoform X2 produces MDQRVKGGTPPTTNSTLDPTSASEDSEVAEKKRRGEGENGDVGEKDEEKRGAGKKREGDKGAVLELLIEGRCGSAGQQQLQISGRETGCPEGNVRLRIGLQAKRTKKPPKILESYVCKPTIRTYQRQARGGLLRGDGERGQQNKTSSIPEEATRDQRSGLDSCQTTSKQTASAASPPLASLSLSSASSSSSSQPLSLSSTFTTASITASVPTITSQGTKSAKQVPIKLADKTEVNSNGSCERVKKEKLPTVNGQPVSAGNKPCSPTTDQTASTTPPTTCIQVPSQSETRNKGKTSKKHNGLVKTTKQKGLFNGKGSSDILGTSTSSKSKIGKHSSSSSVSSMDSLTRPLASTSSHKELSLSNKSRPDSPSSSSVTPKPQSSPTLELSSAQSQDQGPILQPPLEKKRDKERKAKKEKRKDKKSKRDRLEDERAKSDSRKEEGKKKKKEKGKDGKSRHSKEKDERQVSDDTWRDELKIERGKAEKKRDKVSPDRQRTEDNKSGEPVDSGKLNKTCKVLNSGRPDEIDKMDDSCKPVEEAEPATATGDTSKSKEQDVSRHSTVPPSHPSSSAPPSLPTPSARAPVSPPSSPQEQDSRPLKKRKARRPSWTKLVHRAQRVENQEAPSDFQHNPLLSFSQNPKTSLPAKATIQQADESHPSPSSSFTSSSYTLSSATTPISPKQSHPTLDHSPPVSRCPITPARKRGRPKSHSSSLDEPPPKLSPNAIPTEVPLLGCDGVQKAPVLEPSPKLQCATQSKSSPKKRGRPPKQPLPEDQSGDALNRTDFPPPEKGNRQLKIRRLINEMKKRKKRRLHKVMLSGYVGKEGRGGQAADGETSLRMCKSIEATTVHTLSALSSSFGSKLGPQINVSKRGTIYMGKRRGRKPKAQTANLNSNSKNATQSSLFTNPSETSLFSSNQPQPHPSHPFPSPSLTHSSGAQSPYSEGSLTEPTSSLLFSHPFSLPSPSSSCTSPRPPSSSSLSPFVKKSCPCQGRHHFPFHQSSCKLSCPTPPLHHAPGSPGHRKEATPSPRSESHSEETLPSDSGIGTDNNSVSERAEMRGVRGMLRLGQGSGVILGGQRHPSSLVDRPSPVSSPLSLMPRHTNQISNSTTVERHRDRHRHRRRDYDRSSSCTCLCPCPCPGHNKCTHSDYYSCLGQNALKRQKNKHKKKQLHMQDPEFLAELEDLVGQFSEVHIGRRSWARTGLGQGFDGSGNAAGGRRHHSSSHSLRSNIFRINLNGFYSPHPSSYSANPSFSPQPFYSCQPVHCNRKPDRRQCGCPSKFQETIENMGFYSSYSPATTLYHHLPSSYPLPSPHQYAPHQPHHAHFLLNPARFHRRRSRLLREGALGGEVEGDLGGGSGGGPHLSSGFTSSLSCGCGRSEHKHKHKHHHRHCERDMDEEEELHEDEEEDGMERERLASSKSRSGFILGQGEKGRKGARGMRSMLSKESPWLCENGNDSFSSAAAATSSSASSSERYKHTSLTSLGLGSSHLSSFGGSWGGIGKSWTKFGGLGGTGFGNSTPIWRGFTGEQHTGRMIASEGEDEEGEDESPLYRTSPSPTHTNLFTSATMATGERGLRAGLAGRNTGSGDRSWRRDEPAWTERRESGLQGDSRSRGQQKSVPTPDGMAGKNKRRPGRPRKHPLPSTVSSPTHSSAAPSMSSPDLLPGHNRDGREGGGRKEERGPERDRRGDMVQQVTELELQARRKRGRKRKHGDSLCHQSVAEDKPECDTPPECFSQSDVVQAPSQPVTIQRDERADGPPRKKFLRAGFYSDDYKTTDPPSQAQQLCRENMEYTPGENGYSLLPAPIHVGKYLRLKRINFQLPYDVMWLWQNNQLQRQPAVPLKRKRRYCRLKERTVSSQQTEESSSFTSLFPHLVMEPLTSSERSFVVKHHVFLVRNWELVRDRQIRLRIEKERERDAEGEDSDSQRLSCDGANGDDSHIKSDQQVGVEVTVISSDPHHQSQDTSSSLTASLCPTKTKNREEEEGGEEKRGEEEVCSREQRRKRLNDLLLTLQQS; encoded by the exons ATGGACCAGAGAGTAAAAGGGGGAACCCCTCCGACCACAAACTCCACTCTGGACCCCACCTCTGCATCTGAAGACTCTGAAGTggcagagaaaaagaggaggggCGAGGGGGAGAATGGAGATGTAGGGGAAAAGGATGAGGAGAAAAGAGGAGcagggaaaaagagagaaggagacaaGGGGGCAGTACTGGAGTTGCTTATCGAGGGGCGCTGTGGAAGCGCAGGGCAGCAACAACTTCAGATCTCTGGCAGAGAGACCGGCTGCCCTGAGGGTAATGTACGACTCCGGATTGGACTCCAGGCCAAACGCACCAAGAAACCGCCAAAGATCTTGGAGAGCTATGTCTGCAAGCCCACCATCAGGACCTATCAGAGACAAGCCAGGGGGGGACTGCTGAGGGGGGATGGAGAAAGAGGACAGCAGAACAAAACCAGCTCTATTCCAGAAGAGGCAACCAGAGATCAACGCTCAGGCTTGGATTCTTGCCAGACCACATCCAAACAAACTGCATCTGCCGCTTCACCACCACTTgcatcattatcattatcatcgGCATCATCATCTTCGTCATCGCAGCCACTGTCGTTATCATCAACATTTACCACAGCTTCCATCACAGCCTCAGTCCCTACCATAACCAGCCAAGGGACCAAGTCTGCCAAACAG GTTCCTATCAAACTGGCCGATAAGACAGAGGTGAATTCAAATGGCTCATGTGAGAGAGTGAAGAAAGAGAAGCTTCCTACTGTCAATGGCCAGCCTGTCTCTGCAGGAAACAAACCCTGCTCGCCAACGACAGATCAGACAGCTTCAACTACTCCTCCCACCACATGCATCCAGGTCCCATCTCAATCGGAAACCAGGAATAAAGGGAAGACCTCCAAGAAACATAATGGCTTGGTtaagacaacaaaacaaaaaggactATTTAATGGGAAAGGCTCCTCCGACATCCTTGGCACTTCCACCTCATCGAAAAGCAAGATTGGAAAACACAGCAGTTCCTCCTCTGTTTCCTCCATGGACTCCTTGACAAGACCTCTAGCCTCCACCAGCTCCCATAAAGAACTCAGTCTGTCTAATAAGAGTAGGCCAgactctccttcctcttcttcagtCACCCCTAAACCACAATCCTCCCCCACTTTGGAGCTCTCCTCAGCCCAATCCCAAGATCAGGGTCCCATTCTACAGCCCCCactagagaaaaagagagacaaagagaggaaaGCAAAGAAGGAGAAACGGAAAGACAAAAAATCTAAGCGTGATAGATTGGAGGATGAAAGAGCAAAGAGTGACAGCAGAAAGGAGGAaggcaagaagaagaaaaaggagaaaGGGAAGGATGGGAAATCAAGGCATAGTAAAGAAAAGGATGAAAGACAAGTGAGTGATGATACATGGAGGGATGAGTTAAAGATTGAAAGAGGAAAGGCTGAGAAAAAGAGGGATAAGGTTAGcccagacagacaaagaacAGAGGATAATAAAAGTGGTGAACCAGTTGATAGTggtaaactaaataaaacctgTAAAGTACTGAATTCGGGCCGACCAGATGAGATAGACAAGATGGATGACAGTTGCAAGCCAGTTGAAGAAGCTGAGCCAGCAACAGCAACAGGTGACACCAGTAAATCAAAAGAACAAGATGTCTCAAGACATTCAACCGTGCCTCCAAGCCACCCCTCTTCTTCCGCTCCTCCCTCTTTGCCCACTCCCTCTGCCCGTGCCCCTGTTTCTCCCCCTTCTTCCCCCCAAGAGCAGGACAGCCGTCCGCTCAAGAAACGTAAAGCCAGACGGCCCAGCTGGACCAAGCTGGTGCACCGGGCTCAGAGGGTGGAAAATCAGGAAGCCCCTTCAGATTTCCAACATAATCCTCTACTAAGTTTCTCCCAGAACCCCAAGACGTCCCTTCCTGCCAAGGCCACTATTCAGCAGGCTGATGAGTCACACCCATCTCCTTCTAGCTCCTTTACCAGCAGCTCCTACACTCTCTCTTCTGCAACCACACCTATATCCCCAAAGCAGAGTCACCCCACATTAGATCATAGCCCCCCTGTTTCCAGATGCCCCATAACCCCTGCCAGAAAAAGGGGCCGCCCCAAATCCCACAGCTCTAGCTTAGATGAACCTCCCCCTAAACTTTCACCAAATGCTATCCCAACTGAGGTGCCTCTTCTGGGGTGTGACGGAGTTCAGAAAGCCCCTGTGCTGGAGCCAAGTCCAAAACTGCAGTGTGCCACTCAGTCTAAATCCAGCCCCAAGAAGCGTGGCCGTCCTCCCAAACAACCCCTCCCTGAGGACCAGAGTGGAGATGCACTGAATCGTACAGATTTTCCTCCTCCTGAAAAGGGGAACAGGCAGCTAAAGATCAGGAGGCTAATTAATgagatgaagaaaagaaaaaagaggagaCTTCACAAGGTAATGCTGTCTGGGTATgtagggaaggagggaaggggAGGCCAGGCAGCAGATGGTGAGACCTCTCTGAGAATGTGTAAATCGATAGAGGCTACAACAGTACACACACTCTCAGCCCTGTCCTCCTCTTTTGGGAGTAAGCTGGGCCCTCAGATCAATGTGAGCAAGAGAGGGACCATCTACATGGGCAAGAGGCGAGGACGCAAGCCTAAAGCCCAAACAGCTAACCTAAATTCCAACTCTAAGAATGCCACTCAGTCGTCCCTGTTCACCAATCCCTCTGAAACATCTCTCTTCTCGTCTAACCAACCCCAGCCTCATCCCTCTCACCCATTTCCCTCGCCATCCCTTACCCACTCCAGTGGGGCCCAGAGCCCTTATAGTGAAGGCAGCCTCACAGAACCAACATCCTCCCTACTTTTTTCTCACCCcttctccctcccctccccatCATCCTCCTGCACCTCCCCAcgtcctccctcctcctcatccctctctccttttGTGAAGAAGAGTTGTCCATGTCAGGGAAGGCATCACTTCCCCTTTCACCAGTCTTCATGTAAGCTATCCTGTCCCACCCCTCCACTGCATCACGCTCCTGGCTCTCCCGGCCACCGGAAAGAGGCCACCCCCTCACCCAGGAGTGAGTCCCACAGTGAGGAGACGCTGCCTAGTGATAGTGGGATTGGAACGGATAACAACAGTGTTTCTGAGCGAGCGGAGATGAGGGGAGTTCGAGGCATGCTCAGGTTGGGTCAGGGGTCAGGAGTTATTCTGGGGGGTCAAAGGCACCCCTCCTCTCTTGTGGACCGTCCCTCTCCTGTCTcttcacccctctctctcatgcCCAGACACACAAACCAAATCTCCAACTCAACTACTGTGGAGcggcacagagacagacacaggcacaGGCGAAGGGATTACGACCGTTCCTCCTCCTGTACTTGCTTGTGTCCATGTCCCTGCCCAGGACACAACAAGTGCACTCATTCGGACTATTACTCTTGCCTTGGGCAAAATGCACtgaagagacagaaaaataaacataagAAGAAGCAGCTGCACATGCAGGATCCAGAGTTTCTGGCTGAACTAGAAGATCTGGTCGGTCAGTTCAGCGAGGTCCATATTGGACGCCGAAGTTGGGCGAGGACAGGACTGGGACAGGGCTTTGATGGGAGTGGGAATGCTGCTGGAGGAAGGCGTCATCACTCCTCCTCCCATTCCCTCCGCTCCAACATCTTCAGGATCAACCTAAATGGCTTCTACTCGCCTCACCCTTCATCTTACTCTGCTAATCCCTCCTTCTCCCCCCAGCCTTTCTACTCCTGTCAGCCTGTGCATTGCAACAGGAAGCCAGACCGCAGGCAATGTGGTTGCCCATCAAAGTTTCAGGAGACCATTGAAAATATGGGATTTTACAGCAGCTATTCCCCAGCCACGACACTTTACCACCACCTCCCCAGCTCCTACCCACTTCCCTCTCCACACCAGTACGCCCCCCATCAGCCCCATCATGCCCACTTCCTTCTCAACCCCGCCAGATTCCACAGGCGGAGGAGCAGGTTGCTGAGGGAGGGAGCTTTAGGAGGAGAGGTTGAGGGAGATCTAGGAGGAGGCAGTGGAGGAGGCCCACACCTTAGCTCAGGGTTCACATCCAGCCTCTCCTGTGGCTGTGGGAGGAgcgaacacaaacacaaacataaacaccaTCACAGGCACTGCGAACGAGACatggatgaagaggaggagttacacgaggatgaggaggaagatggaatggagagagagaggttggcCAGTTCAAAGTCAAGGTCAGGGTTCATTTTGGGGCAAGGagaaaaaggaaggaaaggGGCAAGAGGAATGAGGAGTATGCTGTCTAAAGAATCGCCTTGGTTATGTGAGAATGGAAATGATTCCTTCTCCTCAGCTGCTGCTGCCACGTCATCATCAGCATCTTCATCAGAGAGGTACAAACACACATCTCTCACCTCACTGGGGCTGGGTTCCTCTCACCTGTCTTCATTTGGAGGAAGTTGGGGCGGCATAGGCAAGAGCTGGACAAAATTCGGGGGCCTGGGAGGGACAGGATTTGGAAATTCAACTCCCATCTGGAGAGGCTTCACTGGGGAGCAACATACAGGCAGAATGATCGCATCAGAGGGAGAGGACGAAGAAGGTGAGGACGAGTCACCCCTGTACAGGACGTCCCCGTCCCCAACACACACCAACCTGTTCACATCCGCTACCATGGCAACAGGAGAAAGGGGTCTGAGGGCCGGATTGGCCGGTAGGAATACAGGAAGTGGAGACAGGTCATGGAGGAGAGATGAACCAGCatggacagagaggagagaatcAG GTTTACAAGGTGACTCAAGAAGCCGGGGGCAGCAGAAAAGTGTGCCAACGCCAGACGGTATGGcagggaaaaacaaaagaaggCCAGGACGGCCCAGAAAGCACCCACTGCCCTCCACCGTATCCTCCCCCACGCACTCATCTGCAGCTCCCTCCATGTCATCACCTGACCTCTTGCCAGGACACAACAGAGATGGGAGAGAAGGGGGagggagaaaagaagaaagagggccagagagagatagacgGGGCGACATGGTGCAGCAGGTGACAGAGTTGGAGCTGCAGGccaggagaaagagaggacgGAAGAGAAAACATGGTGACTCTCTTTGTCATCAGAG TGTCGCTGAGGATAAACCCGAGTGTGACACCCCCCCTGAatgttttagccaatcagatGTCGTGCAGGCTCCATCTCAACCAGTAACCATCCAAAGAGACGAGAGAGCAGACGGGCCTCCCAGGAAGAAGTTTCTGAGAGCGGGTTTTTACTCTGATGATTACAAAACTACAGA CCCGCCCTCCCAAGCCCAGCAGTTGTGCAGAGAGAATATGGAATACACACCGGGGGAGAATGGATATAGCCTTTTACCTGCTCCCATACACGTCG GGAAGTACCTTAGGCTGAAGCGGATTAATTTCCAGTTACCTTACGATGTTATGTGGCTGTGGCAGAACAATCAG CTTCAAAGGCAGCCTGCTGTCCCCCTGAAGAGGAAGCGCCGTTACT GCCGGCTGAAGGAGAGGACCGTATCCTCTCAACAAACA gagGAGAGCTCTAGCTTTACCAGCTTGTTTCCTCACCTCGTCATGGAGCCTTTAACCAGCAGTGAGAG GAGCTTTGTGGTGAAACACCACGTGTTCCTCGTGAGGAACTGGGAGCtcgtgagagacagacagatccGACTGAGGatagagaaggagagggagagagacgcAGAGGGAGAGGACAGCGACTCACAACGTCTGTCCTGTGATGGAGCCAATGGGGACGACAGCCACATCAAGTCAG ATCAGCAAGTGGGGGTGGAGGTGACGGTTATCAGCAGTGACCCTCACCATCAGAGTCAGGATACCTCTAGCTCGCTCACTGCCAGCCTCTGT CCTACCAAAACcaagaacagagaagaagaagagggaggggaAGAAAAACGAGGGGAAGAAGAGGTCTGCAGCAGAGAACAGAGGAGGAAACGGCTGAATGATTTACTTTTGACCCTGCAGCAGTCATAA